A genomic stretch from Eretmochelys imbricata isolate rEreImb1 chromosome 24, rEreImb1.hap1, whole genome shotgun sequence includes:
- the HAX1 gene encoding HCLS1-associated protein X-1 — protein MSLYELFRGFFGFPRGRRPRDPFFGGITRDEDEEDEYDEDGGPSFGVRPTEDFGFSFSGMRFHDNFGFDELFRDFNELFNEMGAWTLPCQPFELPATEAAPPASGHLSEEQKRQALRDSMLKYPDSHQPRISEEGTVPGRDLGDGAGLAAPGMKPWQPFAGLGEMHPAPPSAKEDKDLDSRVSSEGLETVLRPGEPKAHSYFQSVSVTTVTGPDGTVEERRTVQDSQGRRETVVTRRRGDQTLVTTIPEGGQGKDPREEDTIPDDEELAQFVGDWQQRRGLRTPDLGDTFSFLETFLRGWFSSR, from the exons ATGAGCCTTTACGAGCTGTTCCGCGGGTTCTTCGGCTTCCCGCGGGGCCGCAG GCCCCGAGACCCTTTCTTCGGGGGCATCACCCGGGATGAGGATGAGGAGGACGAATATGATGAAGACGGGGGCCCCTCATTTGGGGTGCGCCCCACCGAGGACTTTGGGTTCAGCTTCAGCGGGATGCGCTTCCATGACAACTTCGGCTTTGACGAGCTTTTCCGTGACTTTAACGAGCTCTTCAACGAGATGGGGGCCTGGACTCTGCCCTGCCAGCCTTTCG AGCTTCCTGCCACTGAGGCTGCCCCACCTGCCTCGGGCCACTTGAGTGAGGAGCAGAAACGGCAGGCGCTGCGGGACTCGATGCTCAAATATCCAGACAGTCACCAGCCCAGGATCTCTGAAGAGGGCACAGTCCCTGGGAGGGACTTGGGGGATGGTGCGGGCCTGGCAGCCCCAGGCATGAAGCCTTGGCAGCCATTTGCTGGG CTGGGAGAGATGCATCCGGCTCCCCCGAGTGCCAAAGAGGACAAAG ATCTGGATTCCCGAGTCTCCTCGGAGGGGCTGGAGACGGTCCTGAGACCAGGCGAGCCAAAGGCCCACTCTTATTTCCAGAGCGTGTCCGTCACCACGGTGACGGGGCCCGATGGG ACCGTGGAGGAGCGTCGGACAGTGCAGGACAGTCAGGGGCGCAGAGAGACCGTCGTCACCCGCCGCAGAGGAGACCAGACCCTTGTCACCACCATCCCGGAGGGCGGGCAGGGCAAGGACCCTCGGGAGGAGGACACCATCCCGGATGATG agGAGCTGGCGCAGTTTGTGGGTGACTGGCAGCAGCGGAGGGGGCTCCGCACTCCAGACCTGGGCGACACCTTCTCCTTCCTGGAGACCTTTCTCCGTGGCTGGTTCTCAAGCCGATAG